In Edaphobacter aggregans, the sequence CGTCTTGCGGCTCATCGAGACATGCGGCAAACCAGTCATCGCACTCATCAACGGCTTCGCACTCGGCGGCGGTTGCGAGCTAGCCATGGCCTGCACCCTCCGCATAGCCAGCGAGACTGCGCGTCTAGGCCAACCCGAGGTCAAGCTTGGCCTGATCCCAGGCTACGGTGGCACCCAACGTCTCCCTCGCCTCGTAGGACAGCCAGCAGCCCTAAAACTCCTACTAACTGGAGAGATGATCGGAGCAGCCGAAGCCCTCCGCATCGGCCTCGTCGACGAAGTCGTTCCCGCCGCAAGGCTGCTGGGACGTGGCCATGAACTGGCCCGCAGCATCGCCACCATGGCCCCCCTGGCCGTGGCCGGATGCCTGGAGGCCGTCGACCGAGGCAGCGATCTGGACCTCGAAGCGGCACTGAATGTTGAGGCTCACATCTTTGGACGCCTTTGCGGCACAGAGGACAAAGCAGAAGGCACACGAGCCTTTCTAGAAAAGCGTCCCCCCACCTGGACCGGCAGATGAAGACGGAATCTAAAAACACAGCACCAAGACAATCTTTCAGGCAATTTTGCTGCGATCGGGCCTTTCTGAGCACCATCCGGCTTGGTATGCTGATATTCGTGCGTAGCCCCCGATTCATCCTCCAGCGAACTGCCGTCTTTACCGTCCCTGCCCTTCTTCTGCCTCTGCTCGCCGGCGGCTGTGCCCGCACCGCATCGCCAAGCACCGCATCGACACAGGCGGCACAACAGCAGGAGATCGAGGCCGCCCGTCAGCAGCTTGAACTCATCCCGCCGCCCTCGAAGACCCGCTACATGGCCGTGAAGAGCCTCTCCACCTGGGAGAATCCCTACCTGACCGTCCAGGGCGGCATGGTCACGCTGCATGTCGTCACCGCAGACACAAACACCACCACTTTAGGAGTGGGAACCATGCTGCGGCCGCTAGGCGCACGCCGACACGATCTGAACGTGAGACTAAGCGAATTGACCACCGCCCTGAACGCCGTGCCCGAGAGCTCATGGCCCTACGGCCGCGTCGTAGCGATCGAAGAGGCCCACGAAGTCCCCGTAAGCGCACGCCCCGAGGTTCGCCGCAACATGGAGACGGTCATCAAGACCCTCAACGACCTCGGTATCGTCGTCTACGAGTGGAACGAGACCGGCCGCAGCTAACGGATCGCTCCTGCCCATCTGCGGTACGATGAAATCCTAACCAGCA encodes:
- a CDS encoding enoyl-CoA hydratase/isomerase family protein; its protein translation is MSYETLLYGVQDHIALVTLNRPKVLHALNSEVFDELETVFRALSEDAGVRVVLLTGSGEKAFAAGADINEIAATDTATGAAKARRGQAVLRLIETCGKPVIALINGFALGGGCELAMACTLRIASETARLGQPEVKLGLIPGYGGTQRLPRLVGQPAALKLLLTGEMIGAAEALRIGLVDEVVPAARLLGRGHELARSIATMAPLAVAGCLEAVDRGSDLDLEAALNVEAHIFGRLCGTEDKAEGTRAFLEKRPPTWTGR